The following are encoded together in the Clostridium sp. BJN0013 genome:
- a CDS encoding zinc ribbon domain-containing protein, with the protein MKFCNKCGSKLEKDESVCHNCGYNFYSGKYEFDDNDTQIIDTQQFIDSDNSNEGHMLLPRKKKNVILLTIIIGIIIIGSFIFIGKSLSKPSRIVARFESDILSGNKSDLSNIFYSNDNRLKIDKKNSSYLLTYFKDNPSYLNKITDNMNSQLENVNLIKEVSADSRNNFDIVVDGRILLFFPKYKINIKPTFIDVKTGIKDVELFLGDSKIGKSDTDDFSKEFGPFMPGKYKLYAEYKGKHISLNKTYNIDLVDSTNGKVSVDVFKDLNYVNIDGDYPDAEIFVNSKDTEVMIRDAENFGPVNPGMKIYAIANKNGKKLKSNEHTVVEGDSNIDLSFSDSEAQLNGIEAQLHNLVDIYTNSFCHAVNYGYFSDVEPYLYPGSNLYNEQAKYILDTYNKGINEDIMSYNVISYSISDDNKSGTVTTEEVYKITKDGQSSVKNFKYIYGFKYNENMGSYQLSSITSAK; encoded by the coding sequence ATGAAATTTTGTAATAAGTGTGGTTCAAAATTAGAAAAAGATGAATCCGTATGTCATAATTGTGGTTATAATTTTTATTCTGGAAAATATGAATTCGATGATAATGATACACAGATAATTGATACACAGCAATTTATAGATAGTGATAATTCTAACGAAGGACATATGCTTTTGCCAAGAAAAAAAAAGAATGTTATATTGCTCACTATAATAATAGGTATAATTATAATAGGTTCTTTTATTTTTATAGGTAAGTCATTGTCAAAACCATCTAGAATAGTGGCACGCTTTGAATCTGATATTTTATCTGGCAATAAATCTGATTTGAGCAATATATTTTATTCTAATGATAATAGATTAAAAATAGATAAAAAAAATAGTTCTTATTTGTTAACATATTTTAAGGACAATCCATCATATCTTAACAAAATAACAGATAATATGAATAGTCAACTTGAAAATGTTAATTTAATTAAAGAGGTAAGTGCCGATTCACGGAATAATTTTGATATTGTTGTTGATGGAAGGATATTGTTATTTTTCCCGAAATACAAGATAAATATAAAACCAACTTTTATAGATGTCAAAACGGGTATAAAAGATGTAGAACTATTTCTGGGCGATAGTAAGATCGGGAAAAGTGACACAGATGATTTTAGCAAGGAATTTGGACCTTTCATGCCTGGAAAATATAAATTATATGCAGAATATAAAGGGAAACACATATCCTTGAATAAAACCTATAATATTGATCTCGTAGATTCTACTAATGGAAAAGTGAGTGTGGATGTATTTAAAGATTTAAATTATGTAAATATAGATGGTGATTATCCCGATGCAGAGATCTTTGTAAATAGCAAGGATACCGAAGTTATGATAAGAGATGCAGAAAATTTTGGACCGGTGAATCCAGGAATGAAAATATATGCAATAGCTAATAAAAATGGAAAAAAGTTAAAAAGTAATGAACACACAGTAGTTGAAGGTGATAGTAATATTGATTTAAGTTTCAGTGATTCGGAGGCACAGCTAAACGGTATAGAAGCTCAGCTGCATAATCTTGTAGATATATACACTAATTCCTTTTGTCATGCTGTTAATTATGGATATTTTTCCGATGTAGAGCCTTATTTATATCCGGGAAGTAATTTGTATAATGAGCAAGCTAAGTATATTTTAGATACCTATAATAAAGGAATAAATGAAGATATAATGTCATATAATGTCATTTCTTATTCTATATCTGATGATAATAAGTCTGGCACTGTAACCACAGAGGAAGTTTATAAAATAACTAAAGATGGACAAAGTTCTGTGAAGAATTTTAAATATATTTATGGATTTAAATACAATGAAAATATGGGAAGTTATCAACTTTCAAGTATAACAAGTGCAAAATAG
- the cas4 gene encoding CRISPR-associated protein Cas4: protein MDINGVFLWYYNICKRELWLMSRKIVPDQQDENVDIGRFIHENTYKRNKKEISFGNIKFDVIFRSKDKMVIGETKKSSKYKEASKWQLMFYLKTLKDTGIHASGELLYPEERKREEVILDDTSNKKLAEMISDIEYICSLDKPPSVKKIPYCKNCAYREYCFA from the coding sequence TTGGATATAAATGGTGTATTTTTATGGTATTATAATATTTGTAAAAGGGAATTGTGGCTTATGTCCAGAAAAATTGTACCGGATCAGCAGGACGAAAATGTAGATATAGGAAGATTTATACATGAAAATACTTATAAAAGAAATAAAAAGGAAATAAGTTTTGGCAATATAAAATTTGATGTAATATTTCGCTCCAAGGATAAGATGGTAATAGGTGAAACTAAAAAATCATCTAAATATAAAGAGGCATCTAAATGGCAGCTAATGTTTTATCTAAAAACATTGAAAGATACAGGAATACATGCCAGTGGGGAACTTCTCTATCCTGAAGAGAGAAAAAGAGAAGAAGTCATATTAGATGATACTTCAAATAAAAAATTAGCTGAAATGATTTCTGATATAGAATATATATGTAGTTTGGATAAGCCTCCTAGTGTAAAAAAGATTCCCTACTGTAAAAACTGTGCTTATAGAGAATATTGCTTTGCTTAG
- the cas1b gene encoding type I-B CRISPR-associated endonuclease Cas1b, which yields MKKDIYIFNDGELKRKENTLYFESEGRKKYIPVEEIDNIWIFGEVTLNKRFLDFVSQKEICLHFFNYYGYYTGSFYPREHYNSGYVILKQCEFYLDFHKRMYLARKIIQAAVENIMVVLKYYKSRGIELESEIVDIFNKSKTMEGTESIEQLMAVEGNIREKYYTCFNKIIKNEEFKFRGRSKRPPKDSINALISFGNSVMYSTVLGEIYQTHLDPRIGYLHSTNMRRFTLNLDIAEIFKPILVDRCIFSLLNKNIITVKDFQEEFNGILLSENGKKKFLQEYNNKLYTTIKHPNLNKPVSYKRLIRMELYKIQKHITQDEEYIGFIARW from the coding sequence ATGAAAAAGGACATTTATATATTTAATGATGGAGAACTAAAGAGAAAAGAAAATACATTATATTTTGAAAGTGAAGGCAGAAAAAAATATATACCTGTAGAAGAAATAGATAATATATGGATATTTGGAGAAGTTACTTTAAATAAAAGATTCCTGGATTTTGTATCTCAAAAAGAAATATGCCTGCATTTTTTTAATTATTATGGCTATTATACGGGAAGCTTCTATCCAAGGGAACATTATAATTCAGGATATGTTATATTAAAGCAGTGTGAATTTTATTTGGATTTTCACAAAAGGATGTATCTAGCAAGGAAAATCATACAAGCAGCAGTGGAGAATATAATGGTAGTGCTTAAATACTACAAAAGCAGGGGGATTGAACTGGAAAGTGAAATAGTAGATATTTTTAATAAATCAAAAACTATGGAAGGGACAGAAAGTATTGAACAGCTTATGGCAGTAGAAGGAAATATAAGAGAAAAATACTATACCTGTTTTAATAAAATAATTAAGAATGAAGAATTTAAATTTAGAGGAAGGAGTAAAAGACCTCCTAAAGACAGTATAAATGCACTTATAAGTTTTGGGAATTCAGTTATGTACTCTACGGTACTTGGAGAAATATACCAGACACATCTAGATCCAAGAATAGGATACCTGCATTCTACCAATATGAGAAGGTTTACTTTAAATTTAGATATAGCTGAAATATTTAAGCCTATACTGGTGGATAGATGTATATTTTCACTATTAAATAAAAATATAATTACAGTGAAGGATTTTCAAGAAGAGTTTAATGGAATATTGTTATCTGAAAATGGTAAAAAGAAATTTTTACAAGAGTATAATAACAAACTCTATACCACCATAAAACATCCTAATCTTAATAAGCCAGTCAGTTATAAGAGATTAATCAGAATGGAACTTTATAAAATACAAAAGCATATTACACAAGATGAAGAATATATTGGCTTTATAGCGAGGTGGTGA
- the cas2 gene encoding CRISPR-associated endonuclease Cas2, with protein MFVILVYDFGEKRVGKALKLCRKYLTWVQNSVFEGELSMANFKKLKIEIENIMDKKEDSIIIYKFNSTKYSKREQIGVVKNSQELFI; from the coding sequence ATGTTTGTCATTTTAGTCTACGATTTTGGAGAAAAGAGAGTGGGAAAAGCCTTAAAATTATGTAGAAAATATTTGACTTGGGTTCAAAACTCTGTATTTGAGGGGGAACTCAGTATGGCTAATTTTAAAAAATTGAAAATAGAAATAGAGAATATTATGGATAAAAAAGAGGATTCCATTATAATTTATAAGTTTAACAGTACAAAATACTCAAAAAGAGAACAAATAGGAGTGGTGAAAAATTCTCAAGAACTCTTCATATAA
- the cas6 gene encoding CRISPR-associated endoribonuclease Cas6 translates to MRLNINLKFKDCFNLPIQYNSIMQAVILNWLGNENYQKFIHDCGFKFENRRYKLFTFSKIYGKFKIYRDKKIISFFDNANFTVSSLEDRFLNYLVLNVIGKDNFKFGNNIVGVDHIESAYSKLSKKEIVYTKSPIVVYSTFKNYQGNKTYYYNPLESEFSELIRRNLIHKYEAYYGAEPSDKCFSITPLYREKLKQRIVMYKGYVIKGWDGEFLIQGSKELMDIAYNAGIGSKNSQGFGCIEVKRK, encoded by the coding sequence ATGAGACTGAACATAAATTTAAAGTTTAAAGATTGTTTTAATTTACCTATACAGTATAATAGTATAATGCAAGCAGTGATATTAAACTGGCTTGGGAATGAAAACTATCAAAAATTTATACATGATTGTGGATTTAAATTTGAAAATAGAAGATATAAGCTTTTTACATTTTCAAAAATATATGGTAAGTTTAAAATATACAGGGATAAGAAAATTATAAGTTTTTTTGATAACGCCAATTTCACTGTTTCCTCCCTTGAAGACAGATTTTTAAATTATCTTGTATTAAATGTGATAGGAAAAGATAATTTTAAGTTTGGAAATAACATAGTTGGCGTAGATCATATTGAAAGTGCATATAGTAAACTTTCTAAAAAAGAAATAGTATATACAAAATCTCCTATAGTTGTCTATAGTACATTTAAAAATTATCAGGGTAACAAAACTTACTATTATAATCCTTTAGAAAGTGAGTTCAGTGAACTTATAAGGAGAAATTTAATACATAAATATGAAGCCTACTATGGAGCAGAACCTTCAGATAAATGTTTTTCAATAACTCCTTTATATAGAGAAAAGTTAAAACAGAGAATTGTAATGTATAAGGGATATGTTATAAAAGGATGGGATGGAGAATTTTTGATTCAGGGTTCAAAGGAACTTATGGATATAGCCTACAATGCAGGAATTGGCTCCAAAAATTCTCAAGGGTTTGGATGCATTGAAGTAAAAAGAAAGTAG
- a CDS encoding Fic family protein: MSYKDCIKIWRKGISEELLDRFFLKFTYSSNKIENNETRLRDVETIFKGKKVADFKGNKKTLVEIENHRELCKNIFKLCKKYDSKVSIDIVKKIHYALMKNCFSEQLLLKGESPGEFKKGDYIVGLHDVGVSPDEVEENLDSLFKEINEVKINDNNVLTVISYFHCWFESIHPFADGNGRTGRMLVNYLLIGNNFPPIVLFENDREQYYLALEYFNETQEISKMVSFLEDQAYKTWIKDYNIKLKNLKDFLD; encoded by the coding sequence ATGTCTTATAAAGATTGTATTAAAATTTGGAGAAAAGGTATAAGTGAAGAATTGTTAGATAGATTTTTTCTTAAGTTTACATATTCCTCAAATAAAATAGAAAATAATGAGACAAGATTAAGAGATGTTGAAACCATCTTTAAAGGGAAAAAAGTTGCAGATTTTAAAGGAAATAAGAAAACACTTGTAGAAATAGAGAATCACAGGGAGTTATGCAAAAATATTTTTAAATTATGTAAAAAATACGATTCAAAAGTATCTATTGATATAGTAAAAAAAATTCATTATGCATTGATGAAAAATTGTTTTTCAGAGCAGTTGTTATTAAAAGGAGAAAGTCCAGGAGAATTTAAAAAAGGTGATTATATAGTTGGCTTACATGATGTAGGGGTAAGTCCTGATGAAGTAGAAGAAAATTTAGATTCTTTATTTAAAGAAATTAATGAAGTGAAAATAAATGATAACAACGTTTTAACAGTGATTTCATATTTCCACTGCTGGTTTGAGAGTATACATCCTTTTGCTGATGGAAATGGAAGAACGGGCAGGATGCTGGTCAATTATCTTCTTATAGGCAATAACTTTCCACCAATAGTTTTATTTGAAAATGACAGGGAACAGTATTACCTGGCCTTGGAATATTTCAATGAAACGCAGGAAATATCTAAAATGGTTAGTTTCCTAGAAGATCAAGCTTATAAGACATGGATTAAAGATTATAATATCAAGTTAAAAAATTTAAAGGATTTTTTGGATTAG